The following are encoded together in the Flavihumibacter fluvii genome:
- a CDS encoding phytoene desaturase family protein, with the protein MQKPERKDVYDVVVIGSGVGGLTAAALLSKSGLSVCVLEKEPHPGGYLAGFRRKDFLFDTAIHWLNQYGPDGMVTRLFDVLGNDHPAAIPQQRIRRYLGKGYDYLLTNNPDLMRDQLIADFPHEKEGLMRFFSTAKRIGNSLKNFNSIFRSGETMHFFERWLNKIGLFRFIIPFIPYVMYSGEKGLKKGLHKFFRDQKLVDVFTGEHELIGCFVPIGWAYFGDFQNPPKGGSQVIPQWLEHVIRYYSNSIFYQSRVTEILVKDKCCKGVRYEYKGRKYEVKSKYVIAANDIETLYEKMLPKEAIPVKLKQRLKTAELYSSSVTISIALDCATEALGFNEEMIHLADEGLPYTDYAGGDPEKSEIIILAPTVRDKTMAAEGKGTLTIFMPATMDFEKGWRTTRDREGNYVRGEEYKKLKHAIAEAIIKRVDERVSPGLRSHILFYEVATPVTHYRYTGNKNGTMMGARPGRANMQNNIAHYQTPVKNLILGGHWAELGGGVPIAAKAGANAALLVLKKENKDAFTALAAYMDGKQTLESTLSAPCFKHYDNSWVQPMSPAEKYSQKAI; encoded by the coding sequence ATGCAAAAACCAGAGCGGAAAGATGTTTATGATGTGGTAGTGATTGGATCAGGCGTTGGTGGGTTAACTGCTGCAGCTTTATTGAGTAAATCTGGTTTGTCTGTTTGTGTTCTGGAGAAGGAACCACATCCTGGTGGTTACCTTGCCGGATTCAGGAGGAAGGATTTCCTTTTCGATACTGCCATTCACTGGTTAAATCAATATGGTCCAGATGGCATGGTGACCCGATTGTTTGACGTGCTGGGTAATGACCATCCGGCTGCCATTCCCCAGCAACGGATCAGGCGTTATTTAGGGAAGGGGTATGATTATTTGTTAACCAATAATCCGGATCTGATGCGCGACCAGCTGATTGCTGACTTCCCCCATGAGAAAGAAGGCCTGATGAGATTTTTTTCTACCGCAAAAAGGATTGGGAATTCCTTAAAAAACTTCAATAGTATTTTCAGGTCAGGTGAGACTATGCACTTCTTTGAACGTTGGTTGAATAAAATCGGCTTATTCAGGTTCATTATTCCCTTCATTCCATATGTTATGTATAGTGGTGAAAAAGGCTTAAAAAAGGGATTGCATAAATTTTTCAGGGATCAGAAATTAGTGGATGTATTTACAGGGGAACACGAGTTGATCGGATGTTTTGTTCCTATTGGCTGGGCGTATTTTGGTGATTTCCAGAACCCACCGAAAGGGGGCAGCCAGGTAATTCCCCAGTGGCTGGAGCACGTAATCAGGTATTATTCAAATTCAATTTTTTACCAAAGCCGTGTTACTGAAATATTGGTCAAGGACAAATGCTGTAAAGGGGTTAGATATGAGTATAAGGGAAGAAAGTATGAAGTGAAGAGCAAGTATGTTATCGCGGCGAATGATATTGAAACCCTGTATGAGAAAATGTTACCTAAAGAGGCCATACCGGTAAAGCTCAAACAGCGGTTAAAGACTGCTGAATTATATAGTTCATCGGTGACCATTTCAATTGCCCTCGATTGTGCAACTGAAGCGCTCGGATTTAATGAAGAAATGATCCACCTTGCAGATGAAGGTTTGCCGTATACTGATTATGCAGGAGGGGATCCTGAAAAATCAGAGATCATCATTCTTGCGCCAACGGTACGCGATAAAACAATGGCGGCTGAGGGCAAGGGCACGTTAACCATTTTTATGCCGGCCACCATGGATTTTGAAAAGGGTTGGAGAACCACACGGGATAGAGAAGGTAATTATGTGCGGGGGGAGGAATACAAAAAACTGAAACATGCTATTGCCGAAGCCATCATTAAAAGAGTAGATGAACGGGTATCACCAGGATTACGATCGCATATTTTATTTTACGAAGTTGCTACTCCGGTTACCCATTACCGATACACCGGGAATAAGAACGGTACAATGATGGGTGCTCGTCCGGGGCGCGCGAACATGCAGAATAATATAGCTCATTACCAAACACCGGTGAAGAACCTTATTTTGGGCGGGCATTGGGCCGAATTGGGCGGTGGTGTTCCAATTGCAGCTAAAGCCGGTGCGAATGCAGCATTGCTGGTATTAAAGAAAGAAAATAAGGATGCATTTACTGCCCTTGCAGCTTATATGGATGGGAAACAGACCCTGGAATCCACATTATCAGCGCCATGCTTCAAACATTACGACAATTCATGGGTGCAACCTATGTCACCTGCTGAAAAGTATTCGCAAAAAGCAATATAG
- a CDS encoding MFS transporter encodes MMPEKMPIHPAEQVIGNYRWTICSLVFFATTINYLDRQVISLLKSTLDAEFGWTKTDYANITVAFQVTYALAMFGAGRLIDRLGTKLGYALSLVAWSFAAMGHALVSSTGGFLVARAALGVSESGNFPAAIKTMAEWFPKKERALATGIFNAGTNFGAIVAPLTVPFIAAAWGWRWAFILTGAVGFVWLIFWYIFYQTPLKSKYVGANELAYIHSDTEDFIQQDGAVKDQNMSWSQLFQFKQTWAFAIGKFMTDGVWWFYLFWLPDFLKEQYGLVSTNISIPVALVYIIAAAGSVFGGWLPIYFIRKGFPVFKARRTAMFLFALCAIPVVVTQFLGGYSLWFALGIIGLAAAAHQAWSANIYTTVSDMFPKPTIGTVTGIGGMAGGLGGIAISKAAGYLFDWYKSMGKIETGYQILFIYCGLAYVAAWLIMRWLVPQFSMVYNKR; translated from the coding sequence ATGATGCCTGAGAAAATGCCCATCCACCCTGCTGAACAAGTTATCGGTAATTACCGCTGGACCATCTGCTCATTAGTGTTTTTTGCTACAACTATTAATTACCTCGACCGGCAAGTGATCAGCCTGCTTAAATCAACCCTGGATGCAGAATTTGGTTGGACTAAAACTGATTATGCCAATATAACTGTAGCATTCCAGGTTACATACGCCCTTGCTATGTTCGGAGCAGGCCGGCTTATTGATAGGTTGGGTACCAAGTTAGGATATGCATTGTCGCTGGTCGCATGGAGTTTTGCCGCAATGGGGCATGCATTAGTCAGTTCAACCGGCGGTTTCCTGGTTGCTCGTGCAGCGCTGGGTGTTTCTGAATCCGGGAATTTTCCAGCGGCAATTAAAACTATGGCGGAATGGTTTCCCAAGAAAGAGCGGGCCCTTGCAACAGGAATTTTCAATGCCGGCACCAATTTCGGGGCCATTGTAGCTCCCTTAACCGTTCCATTCATTGCCGCAGCATGGGGCTGGCGTTGGGCCTTTATCCTTACCGGGGCCGTTGGTTTTGTGTGGTTGATTTTCTGGTACATCTTCTATCAGACGCCTTTAAAAAGCAAATATGTTGGTGCAAATGAATTAGCCTACATCCATTCCGATACAGAAGATTTTATTCAGCAGGATGGGGCAGTGAAAGACCAGAATATGAGTTGGTCACAACTGTTTCAGTTTAAACAGACCTGGGCATTTGCCATAGGAAAATTCATGACTGACGGGGTATGGTGGTTTTACCTGTTCTGGTTGCCCGATTTTCTTAAGGAACAATATGGCCTGGTAAGTACCAATATATCCATACCCGTTGCATTGGTTTATATAATTGCTGCTGCCGGTAGCGTCTTCGGAGGATGGTTGCCGATCTATTTTATCCGTAAAGGGTTTCCTGTATTCAAAGCTCGCCGTACAGCGATGTTCTTGTTTGCCCTATGTGCTATACCGGTAGTTGTCACTCAGTTTTTGGGAGGGTATAGTCTCTGGTTCGCTTTGGGCATCATCGGACTTGCTGCTGCGGCCCACCAGGCCTGGAGTGCCAATATTTATACGACAGTATCTGATATGTTTCCCAAACCCACTATTGGAACAGTTACCGGAATTGGCGGTATGGCCGGTGGTTTAGGTGGTATTGCCATTTCAAAGGCCGCGGGTTATTTATTTGACTGGTATAAATCGATGGGTAAGATCGAAACCGGATACCAGATCCTATTCATCTATTGCGGACTGGCCTATGTTGCAGCCTGGCTGATCATGCGTTGGCTGGTTCCACAATTCAGTATGGTATATAATAAACGTTAG